The window GCTCGCACATAACTTCCTACTGGTGCAGCGATATCTAAACCGCGATGAAATTCCCAATTGGAGGGGTTGGAGGGAGAGCGACGATAACCGAAACCAGAAGTATAAGCTTGAAAATTTTCCACAGGAAAAGAAGCACTTCGCCAGTTGCTAGCTATTTCTACGGGCGAACTATTAACTGGTTGAAAAGCATCACCCAGTAACATTAAAGCTACTAAGCTGACCATTACTAACAGTAAGGCAGGCATTTTACCTACTTTTGACAAAAAACGATTCCGAACAGGCTGACGATGCCTTCTACGACCTTTCCGTGCCGATACCTGCTGCATAATTTCATTCCTCTAGAGTCTCGAATGTTCGCTTTTTTAACAGACATGATTTTCTTGACTGGTAGAAGATATTAGTTGATTCTTTCCTAGTCAGACCACATCTCTAGATGGATTTTAACGGGAATTTCGACAACAAACTCTGTTCCTTTACCAAGCTCGGAAATACAGTAGATTTTACCATGATGCTTTTCAATAATTTGATAACTAATTGATAAGCCCAAACCAGTTCCCTTACCAATTGGTTTAGTAGTATAGAACGGCTCGAATAATTTTTGTTGCACTTCCTTGGTAATACCCACACCGTTGTCGATAATCGAGATTTTTATCCAACCAGAGGCTAAATGCTGGGTGCGAATGGTAATTTGTGGTGGTAAAGATAAGTTAGAATCTCGATCTTTAACTTCTCGCAGCGTATCAATAGCATTCACTAAAAGGTTCATGAATACTTGATTCAACTGACTTGCAAAACACTCTACTAAAGGTAATTCGCCATACTCTTTGATAACTTCAATTGCCGGTTGAGAGCTAATAGGTTTGAAGCGATGTTGCAAAATCAATAAGGTACTATCAATACCTTCGTGAATGTTTACAGATTTAACTTCAGCTTCATCGAGGCGAGAAAAATTCCGTAGCGATCGCACAATTTCTCTAATTCTGTCTGCTCCTAGTTGCAGAGAAGAAAGAACTTTCGGTAAATCTTCCTTAAGAAACTCTAAGTCAGCAAGTTCTAATTGTGCTTTTAACTCTGGAGGAGGTTCTGGGAAATGTTGCTGATAAAAATTCAGTAATTCTAGCAAAGTTTGAGTATAGTCACTAATGTGAGTGCAATTGCCATAGATAAAATTAACTGGGTTATTAATTTCATGGGCAACTCCTGCCACCAATTGTCCTAAACTGGACATTTTTTCGCTATGAATTAAATGGGTTTGGGTTTCTTGAAGATGTGCGAGTGTTTGAGCGAGTTGTTGTGCTTGTGCTTGAACCTGTTCGATATACTGGGATTGCTGAACGGCAACACCTAACTGTGTAGCAATTTGAGTAACAAATTCGACTTCCGAACTTTTCCACTGACGGGGATTTTCATGTTGATAAATAGCGAGTAATCCCCATAAAGTATTGCCAATAAAAATCGGAGTAATTATAAAAGCTTTAACCTGATATTGTGCTAAAATTTCTACATGACAAGTAGAAAGTCCAGATTGATAAATATCGTTACTGACAAAGGTTTCATTATGACGATACCGTCCTCCTTGGGTTGCTTGTAAATAAGAATCGTTCCAGACACTTCGAGTTGCCAGAGTGGTATCTGCCCATTCTTGACGAACAGAACCTAGATGAGCGATAAACTCACCACCCCAATCTTCATCGAAGCGATAAATAGCTATGCGATCGACATCGAGCAGTAAACGTAACTCCTGCGTCGTCGTGCGAAAAATTGTTTCGCTATCGAGCGAGCGCTGAATTTTTGCGAAAATTCCGGTCATCGTTTTCTGTTGTTCTGCCAACCTTTGCAATTCAATTGTTGACTTCTGCAACTGCTGATTCGACTGTTGCAATTGAGTAGTACGAACTTGTACCTGTTGTTCTAAGTTAAGATTGAGTGTCTGTACCTGCTGGTAAAGCCGATACTGTTTTACTGCTGTGGAAAAGCGATCGCCCAAGGCTTTAGCTAGTCGAATCTCTCCCTCTGTCCACTTTTGGGCTTGTCCAGTTTTTAATTCTCGCCATGCTTCAAAGGACTGTCGAGGCATTAGTTGTTTGGTATCGGTCTGATAATAACCCGCCCAAACTAACTCCCGCTCGATTTCATCGCGAAAAATTGTCAGACAACCAAGAATTTCTTCGGCGTATCGTAGTGGGACAACGAACAAACTACGAATGCGAGTGCACTGAAAGCAAGGAACTAAGGTATGAAAAAGTGGTTCTTTATAGAGATCCTCAATTGCCCAGATGTGAGCATCTAAACTGGATACTTTCGGAATTTCAGGCGCGGAAGTAAGATAATTTTGCCAGAGAAAACTTTCTTCGAGAGGTCTACCTCGATCGGCTTCTGGTTGCTCGCCACAGGTATATAATTCTACTGACTGATTCGCCTTTCCCCCACCAAGATAAACTCTACCGCCAGACCCCTGAAATACTGACACTATTTCCTTTAAGGCTTCTTGTATCTGTACCGTAGGACTTGTATAAAGTATTGCCGTAACTCGGTTGATGTTAGCTTCTTGATTAGCTTGTTCTCGAACGCGGTCAAGTAAAATGGATTGCGCGATCGCGATCGAAACTCGATCGACTACCGATTGAATAAACTCTAACTCTTGTTCGCTTACCTGTCGCGTTTCGGAATGGTGGGAGACTAATAAACCCCATAATTGGTCTGAGTAACGCCGAGAGGGTAAATTATTTTTCCTCAGTTGCTGATTTTCGATGACGATGGGAACAACCACTGAAGATTTGACGCCCATAGCCGTCAAATATTTTACATGACAAGGATCGACTGATCGATAGCTAATTTTTTTCTGTCTGAGGGGTTTTCCTGTCTCCGGACAGTCAAGGGGGTCGGTCCCAATTTGAGCTAAACTAAGATCCACAACCGAGCGTTGACGCGATCGCACAAATAATTCTCGTGCGTAGAGAGGAATATCCTCAGCCGGAAAGTGCAGTCCGAGCAAAGATGGAAGGCGACTTTCGGATCTTGATTCAGCAATAACCAATCCATGACCATCAGGCTGAAACTGATAAATTTTGACGCGATCTGTACCCAAAAAAGAACGGACTTCGGCAACCGTTGCCGACAGAATTTCTTGCAGTTCTAAGGATTGACGAATTCTGTTGGTAATTCTATTTAATAAAACCTCCCTAGTTAAACCTGACTGAGGTTCTGAGGGATTCTGGGGATGATTACTATTTTCTGCCGAAACCATAAAACTTTTTCAGGAGCGATGCTTTGTTTAAATTGTATCCGCTACATTTAGGGATATAAGAAATCAGTAATTTTCAGCAACATTTTTGCTGTCATACTGACTATCTTCTGTATCTAGTTTTCCCTTCAACGCACGAAAAATCATCTTCCTATTCGTGAAGATGGCTAGGTATCTAATTGGGGATTGGTTACTCAGTTATCAGTTTATCCTTCTGGTCTCTCAATTCCCCTAAGTCTCCCCTCTCCTCAGTAACTGGTAAGCTGAAAACCCCAGTTCCCAATCACTCACGATTTTTGCGTCGGGAGATAGCGCTCAACCAAATTGCGCCAATCAGACTCATCAATTTCTTGGAGAACCTGTTGATTAAGAGTCTCGTACAACTCACTACCTTCTGGAAGTGCGAAGCTATATCGACGCGATCGAACATCTGTCAATTGGACTTGCAAAATTCGTTGCAAAGAGTGACGATTAAGGTAGCGTAGCGGAGCAGCACTGTAGACAAATAAATCGAGATCGCCTTTTTTAACAGCTTGCAAACCTTCAAGTGGTGCGGAAAATGACTGAAATTGAATACCTTCTTTTTCCAGATAAGTAGCGCTTTCAGAACCAGGGATACTACCTACCTCCAACTGGAACAATTCTTGAGGAAATTGAACAGTTTGCAGTGGTGAATTCACAGCTAAAACAGATGTAATCGAAGCGGTGAGACTAGCAGTAATACCCATTGCGATTAACATCCAAATTAAAGCCAAAATTCGTCCCCCAATAGTTTTCGGTGCTTTATCTCCATAACCAATTGTGGTCATCGTCACCCCAGCCCACCAAAAACCCGTCCAAATACCCTGTGCGGGATGTTTTTCAAATTGGTCATTTTGGTTGCGTTCAAACGCCCAAACCAGTATACCAAGAATAATAAAAATTATTGAGAGCCAGAAAGTAATTCGTAAAAAATTCGGCGAAATCACCGCTTTGACAATCTGAAAAAAACTACGCTGGGGACGTTGAGCAACGCCAATGGATGTAGTGTAGTAGCTATGAGTAAAATCAACACGATCTTCATCAGTGGATTTAGCGATCGCCGCGATCGCTAAATCCACTGTACCATCTTCCACCCTAGCGATCGCCTCACTTTGTTTAATCTCTTTCCATTCGTAGTCAATGTCAAGATTCCTCGATATTTCCTGCCACAAATCTACAGCAATTCCATCCCAATCATTACCTCTTTTAATTGTCAAAGGAGCAGCTCGATAAATTCCCACGAGCAAAGATGAACTTTCCGAAGCATTTGACTCACTAGTTGAACTTTCATCAACTACTTCCGGCGTAGAATTTGGTGTTGGTTGTGCTTGAATAGCTATTAAAGGATCGAAGAGCAATTTTGCCCCCACAATCAAACAAAATGTTACGAGAAATCTCCACATCCATCGCCAGCTAATCATCAGATAAATTTTTAACTAAACTACATCTGCATCATGTTCAACCATGACACATTCCCCACATTCATCCAAATTTAGCCACTTGTTGACTTTGAGCGCGTCTATCACAAGAAAGATTCAACCCCAGATTAGCGATCGCCAATTAGATATCTATTAAATTTGGCAAATTTTCTCTTGCCTTTCTCCAACTCCTAATTCTCACTCCCTGCCAGTCATCGCTCCACCATCAAGACAATTATTCCTCATTTTTTTCTAATTTTTAGCAGATATTTTCTTTAAAGATTGAGACA is drawn from Oscillatoria salina IIICB1 and contains these coding sequences:
- a CDS encoding M23 family metallopeptidase, whose protein sequence is MQQVSARKGRRRHRQPVRNRFLSKVGKMPALLLVMVSLVALMLLGDAFQPVNSSPVEIASNWRSASFPVENFQAYTSGFGYRRSPSNPSNWEFHRGLDIAAPVGSYVRAWWGGKIVNLSDGTACGTSIAIQSGQWRHIYCHLQGHVENKGSDRYLVDREGGIILQQGQVVPTAARIGRVGMTGSTTGPHLHWGIKYGSNYVDPGEVLRKMYASS
- a CDS encoding transporter substrate-binding domain-containing protein, whose amino-acid sequence is MISWRWMWRFLVTFCLIVGAKLLFDPLIAIQAQPTPNSTPEVVDESSTSESNASESSSLLVGIYRAAPLTIKRGNDWDGIAVDLWQEISRNLDIDYEWKEIKQSEAIARVEDGTVDLAIAAIAKSTDEDRVDFTHSYYTTSIGVAQRPQRSFFQIVKAVISPNFLRITFWLSIIFIILGILVWAFERNQNDQFEKHPAQGIWTGFWWAGVTMTTIGYGDKAPKTIGGRILALIWMLIAMGITASLTASITSVLAVNSPLQTVQFPQELFQLEVGSIPGSESATYLEKEGIQFQSFSAPLEGLQAVKKGDLDLFVYSAAPLRYLNRHSLQRILQVQLTDVRSRRYSFALPEGSELYETLNQQVLQEIDESDWRNLVERYLPTQKS
- a CDS encoding GAF domain-containing protein, giving the protein MVSAENSNHPQNPSEPQSGLTREVLLNRITNRIRQSLELQEILSATVAEVRSFLGTDRVKIYQFQPDGHGLVIAESRSESRLPSLLGLHFPAEDIPLYARELFVRSRQRSVVDLSLAQIGTDPLDCPETGKPLRQKKISYRSVDPCHVKYLTAMGVKSSVVVPIVIENQQLRKNNLPSRRYSDQLWGLLVSHHSETRQVSEQELEFIQSVVDRVSIAIAQSILLDRVREQANQEANINRVTAILYTSPTVQIQEALKEIVSVFQGSGGRVYLGGGKANQSVELYTCGEQPEADRGRPLEESFLWQNYLTSAPEIPKVSSLDAHIWAIEDLYKEPLFHTLVPCFQCTRIRSLFVVPLRYAEEILGCLTIFRDEIERELVWAGYYQTDTKQLMPRQSFEAWRELKTGQAQKWTEGEIRLAKALGDRFSTAVKQYRLYQQVQTLNLNLEQQVQVRTTQLQQSNQQLQKSTIELQRLAEQQKTMTGIFAKIQRSLDSETIFRTTTQELRLLLDVDRIAIYRFDEDWGGEFIAHLGSVRQEWADTTLATRSVWNDSYLQATQGGRYRHNETFVSNDIYQSGLSTCHVEILAQYQVKAFIITPIFIGNTLWGLLAIYQHENPRQWKSSEVEFVTQIATQLGVAVQQSQYIEQVQAQAQQLAQTLAHLQETQTHLIHSEKMSSLGQLVAGVAHEINNPVNFIYGNCTHISDYTQTLLELLNFYQQHFPEPPPELKAQLELADLEFLKEDLPKVLSSLQLGADRIREIVRSLRNFSRLDEAEVKSVNIHEGIDSTLLILQHRFKPISSQPAIEVIKEYGELPLVECFASQLNQVFMNLLVNAIDTLREVKDRDSNLSLPPQITIRTQHLASGWIKISIIDNGVGITKEVQQKLFEPFYTTKPIGKGTGLGLSISYQIIEKHHGKIYCISELGKGTEFVVEIPVKIHLEMWSD